Genomic window (Zerene cesonia ecotype Mississippi chromosome 5, Zerene_cesonia_1.1, whole genome shotgun sequence):
AAGAGCACACAGAAACCCGTCGTAAGTCGAAGGCGAGACCTTTCTCCGCTGGCGTTATCGATTCGAAGAAAAAAGAGGCCGCGAAAGTGGCTCGATTTACATCTGGCACGCCGAAAAAACTTAACAATTGTAAACACGAACAATTGGTGGAAGAACTCAAGGATACCAATGAACGAGTGAAAAGTCTTGAATTATTGAATGTGCAACTCGTTGACGATAATAAGGCgttaaagaaaaagataaacCAGCTGGAGGAAGACAAGCAAAACGCCGAGATAAAATTGGTAGAATGTGAGAAATTTGTGAATAGAATTGCAAAAGAATACCACAATAAAGAATCAGAATTGCAGACGAGTAAACAGAATGAACAAAGCGCTCTTGCAGAACTCAATAAAGAAAGGAATGAACGAAAGAACTTATCAATTCAACGTGAAAAAGATGCCACGGTCATACAAGATTTGCAGCGGCAAGTGAAGGAAATGGAGATGATTTTAAGGCGAAAGCATCCAGACTCCGTCTCGGCTCTGATAGGTTTGCTAATAGCTcttataattatgttgtttataaCGCGCGTCGTTGCGTATCGTATAAAAGTAGTGTATCACCAGCCGGAGGATTGAATTGATGTGAATGCTTATAAGTTATGTAGCTAATGTTCTGCTGGTATTCattgcttaaaaaaaacaagtcttttcatttgaaattattgctATCTATGTTACTTTTTTTGCTATAcagttcataaaaataattaaatatagaccTAGTTTTACTTTTGGATTATATTGCCTGAATATACTACTTGATAGTTTAAgataatttgtatttcaaaacTTTTCAGTTGCGTCAAAATCATCCACAGTGGAAGACAACAAGAAGAAGCTTCTAGAAGAACGTATAGTGAGGCTGGAGCAGGAGTTAAAAGACAAAGAAAGTCATTTTCATGGTGTCCTTATGACACTTCAAGAGAAATTTACTGATATGAAACAGAAGTATGAAACCCATATTGTTGATGTGGAGAGACAACTAATGGAGGATCGTAAAGTGAACCACGATCTGaagaataagataaataaaattaatttacacgaTGTAGCCGTCCAAACAGTGCCTAAAAACCAAACTACAGTGTctacacaaacatttttaaaagcagATAGAGCGTCATCTGCTGTTAGCAGACTGACACAAAACTCCGCTTTAATCTTTAACAAGCTGAAGGAAGATAGTTACCTCATAGCCACTATAAAAGGTCTACAAACAGAACTAACAGCTAAGCAACGAACTATTGCTAAAATTAACAGGGAGACTGAGGAGTTGAAGAAAAACCTGAGGAGTTTGCAAAAGGAGAAAGAATgtaaatatacctaatacGTACAGTTCATTTTCTTGTCCGCcacaaattattaatcaaattatgCACGTTTTATGTACATGAaaccaattatatttttcttatttccatAGAAAATTCTTtagtataaagttatttttacgaCATAACTTTTTCacactgtttattttacttcagTTCTTTTGAACATTAATCCACAAAAGAGAGCGGGATGCAAACCAGCAAAATCAAcagaaaatgttatgttacgGGCAAATAATGCGATGGAAGCAGAACTGTCGGAAATTCGTAAGCAAAAGGAAGATCTCATGGAAGAAAGGGTCGGGTTGTTATCGTCTTTGAAGAGGACCAACGAAGATCTCATCATGTTGAAGAAGAAACGGATTCAAGACGTAAGTATTGAAAAACGATGGTGATGATATTGAAGGTGGCGAAGTTTTTCTTCGAATTTATtgcctaaataataataatatttcaacttataataactaataacgATATTTTTCCGGAATACGAGGCCCCACCACCTTCACCTCCCAAACTTCCTTATCTCGTCCAGAAATTGTACTGAGCACCAAATGACGTCATGAATTCCAAGCGTCAAGTTAATATGACCCTGATGTACAGTgcactaaaaatttaattttgaaaataacaagTAAAGCAccttttcattatattcaaCAGCTCCACACCCTACAGCTGGCGCACGAAAAAGAGCTGATGCAAATGAACATGCAGCTTTACCCGCTACAAGAAGAGATTAAACTCTTGAATCGTACTGTTGAAATATTACAGGAGCGAGTCCGCTCGGCCGACGACAAACTGTTGCGATACCAAGCCGGGATAAGAGATGACGTTCATGCTGGCGGAGATAATTTGGGGATAAAGAGGAAgtaaatatgttatctgtgcaattgcaatatgataatattgattaaaaaaaatccgtttGTTGTCTGTGGTCGTTGGTAAATATAGagttaatttatgtaaacttAAACTTTTAACTTTGCTTTTTTAGAAGCGATTTCGAatcattatgatattatacagAAGTTAGTATCAATCGCGTCGCTTCGAAAGGCggtttctaaaaataaagaaatggatCCTACGTATAATATAGTACCTGCAAGTAAGCGGAaaagaatatttgttttaaaaataaaaatacggttaaggttattttatagttatgaaTCAGTTAGTTCATTTGTATAACGCATaactatgatatattttactagctgtaaACCGCGGTGTCACTCGCGTGGAACCCGTAGCCtttgtgctaatccagactaatctatgtctgtaccaaatttcaaaccGACACGATAAGCTATTTAGAAGgagttacaaacatccattAATCTATCAATATTTAGGAAAGTttcgattataatataagtaggataggttTTTATTAAGGTAAGTATACTGAATTTAAGGAAATGGCAATATAACCAAACTTCAATTAATTGGTGTTATGTTATATGCTTTGGAATGTAGTACTTTAATTTGAAACGGTTGTAATCTAGCGGTTACTGTACGAGAAAATACGTAATTATTGGTGATTGATTTATtcttaagattaaaaaaaaatttttgtaaaagtatAAACTAGAAGGTAAAGACTGCTGAAAGTTTAGTTAAAagtgtgtattatttatgttattctatGGCGAATATATTTTGCGATAAGTTCGCATAACCGTTCGAGAGAAACGAGGTAATGCACTTTCCCGTTTGGCGCTTAGTGGCACGTGTGAATTGCATGTGACCTGCAATCGGGTAGCTGTACGAagtaaacttaattattattattaacgacCAAATAgtcataacatatattaagtACTTGGTTTCAAAAACAATCCTGTGTTTCTATATAAGTACATGGGTATATTagtagaaaattatatttttaatgtatttattgtataaaaaattcttgcatgcttgcattaaaaaaattagaattgttttgctgaaatatttatgtggtAAATGATTACAGAATGTTATCGATTTAGTTTACTCAACCCTCAGCTTTTTATGTTAACAAAACTGaagaaattaatacaatagcTTGTTTGGAAATAGTACGTATGAAATACTGTTGTTACTCATTTAACAACAACACACTAGCGATCCGCCTCGGCCTTGCTCGTGGtaccttttataatatatcctgTTACACTCAGAGATCACGTATacatccaacggtgaaagaattttgggaaatcggtcaagcagttcctgagattacccgcgctcaaacaagcaaacattttacctttatattattatcggtatatgtaatatgtagaTAGCATTCTGGTTTGGcctttatagtttatattaaagcGGATGACGTCATTATGCTTAATATACATGTGAGAGGTAGTTCAATAAatcctaaaaatattaaccatAACTTAAATATGAAGTACTAATTTATAAGCGGTGTAAGAAATATCTGTGATCTTTACGCACATGCATTTATATGTAAagctatttttttacaaatgtttttgCTCTCAAGGCTTTTATACATGCTAGTCAAATTATTGTGTGATTCAAACCCCCACCGATGTGTTATTGTGGTGCCTTCatagacataatattaattgtaataaacgattttttaatataattcaatttttttttatacctatttgtatcatgttatatgaaatttacacCTTTGTAGCTTAGTGTAGTACTATAATGAATTGTATGGTAGGGCAGATCGATGCGAGCAAGGGCGATTTTAgcagaattttttaaaactgcaGTCGGGAACggagaaaaaaataaagtatataagtaCCTAGGTGTGATATTCATCATTTACAGAAGTTATGaccattgtatttttttacgtctatctaatagaaagaaaaattcaTGATACATAGCAGTGAGTCAACTTGAACGCAGGATACTCTTACTATCGTACATATGCAGCTTTAACGCCTAGAGCTTAGTGGTATGTGGCTTGCATTCAACTTGCTAGGATACACAGTGTGGGCACTAAGAGGTGATTGGCGTGGTAGGTCCCTAGTTGTATTGATGCTTTGTTTGTTGATTGTCAGGTCCACGAGATGTTTCTATCAGAAATAGATGTAAAACTGCTACTGACAAAATCTCTAAGGTATACCATTTTAACGCCTCATCCATCATATAACTTCTATGATACAAGTCACGGACAAGTTACGGGGACTTTAatgttcatattaaaataattttgacgaATATTCGCGAATGACCAGAGATTTACAAATGCTCGCTTAGTAACCTTTGtgtcaataattttaacattgagCCTAGAGGTATCGATCTTTCGAACGACCGAATTAATGAGACAAACGACAATCGTGGCCACGACTTGGGTCTGCACTAGTGCAGTAAATGTGTCCTAACGATATAGACTATAGACCGAAAGGtgacaacacaaaaaaaaaaattatgattcgTTGTGGATGGTGAACATAGTATcaaaaagataattatagCGTTGTCgtataaataacgaaaattaCTTTGTTCCGTAAAACTCTTGAATTCTCTAGTAGAAAATATGAGAACGTAATGTCTTACTTCTCCGGTGTACTACAGACCGCAATGCCGGCGAAAGAGGgttaattcattttaagtaTCATTTTTAACAAGGGATTGTAAAATGTGGCCAGGTTGTCACATTCACCGGTGCCGGTTCCAAATGAAAATTACACTACTaccaatatcaaataaaaaatcatcaataacaaaatattacaaagtgtTCCCTTGAGCGCAGACGCAGTTGCGTGAGTCAACTAATTGACGCATATATGTATCAACAATACCGAGCAatcttttttactttatacagGATGGCCTGAGATTTGGAGATCCCAGCTTAAATGATATAGATTTAGAATTCGATATTACTTCGCTTGTCTATGGCAACTACGCCGCTCTAGTAACGATATACAAGATGTTACAGCATGTATAAAGTTCCACTAGTGACTAGAAGACTGGGACTTCATTTATGATAAAGCTTACGCACTAATGCTAAAACAcagttttttttc
Coding sequences:
- the LOC119840194 gene encoding centrosomal protein of 162 kDa; translation: FQASHVQKLNGKEHTETRRKSKARPFSAGVIDSKKKEAAKVARFTSGTPKKLNNCKHEQLVEELKDTNERVKSLELLNVQLVDDNKALKKKINQLEEDKQNAEIKLVECEKFVNRIAKEYHNKESELQTSKQNEQSALAELNKERNERKNLSIQREKDATVIQDLQRQVKEMEMILRRKHPDSVSALIVASKSSTVEDNKKKLLEERIVRLEQELKDKESHFHGVLMTLQEKFTDMKQKYETHIVDVERQLMEDRKVNHDLKNKINKINLHDVAVQTVPKNQTTVSTQTFLKADRASSAVSRLTQNSALIFNKLKEDSYLIATIKGLQTELTAKQRTIAKINRETEELKKNLRSLQKEKEFLLNINPQKRAGCKPAKSTENVMLRANNAMEAELSEIRKQKEDLMEERVGLLSSLKRTNEDLIMLKKKRIQDLHTLQLAHEKELMQMNMQLYPLQEEIKLLNRTVEILQERVRSADDKLLRYQAGIRDDVHAGGDNLGIKRK